One segment of Shewanella piezotolerans WP3 DNA contains the following:
- a CDS encoding cell division protein FtsQ/DivIB has translation MSWSDKGQRIRVLLLKTDWYLCFGLVFLACVLIGLSAAAFKLNAVLNDADALPIEAVAINGERNYTADQEIQVALQDLMQRSFFSADVNQVQQALEALPWVYQASVRREWPAKLKVYLIEQVPVAHWNGDAWLNTYGEVFDAPVKEGIPNLPSLTGPEAQGKSVLTTYQQLGELLTINGFSLKSLSLSARHAWHAELNNGIRLELGREDSMTRIQRFIHVYPKLAAQDKKVGVVDLRYDTGLAVDWDDAQTESR, from the coding sequence ATGTCTTGGAGCGATAAAGGCCAACGTATTCGAGTTTTGCTGTTAAAAACCGATTGGTATTTATGCTTTGGGTTAGTGTTTCTAGCATGTGTTTTAATTGGGCTTTCAGCTGCTGCTTTTAAACTGAATGCAGTGCTAAATGATGCAGATGCGTTACCGATTGAAGCTGTTGCGATTAATGGTGAGCGAAATTATACCGCTGACCAAGAGATTCAAGTTGCACTGCAAGATTTGATGCAAAGAAGCTTTTTCTCTGCAGATGTGAATCAAGTGCAGCAGGCATTGGAAGCCTTGCCATGGGTTTATCAGGCGTCGGTAAGACGTGAGTGGCCTGCAAAGTTAAAAGTGTATTTGATCGAGCAAGTTCCTGTTGCCCATTGGAATGGGGATGCTTGGCTCAACACCTATGGCGAGGTGTTTGATGCTCCAGTGAAAGAGGGGATACCCAATTTACCTTCGTTGACGGGACCAGAGGCACAAGGTAAGTCAGTACTGACAACCTATCAGCAACTTGGAGAGCTGTTAACCATCAATGGATTTAGCTTGAAGAGTTTGAGCTTAAGTGCAAGACATGCATGGCATGCAGAGTTAAATAACGGTATCAGGCTTGAGCTTGGCCGAGAAGATAGTATGACAAGGATACAAAGGTTTATCCACGTCTACCCCAAGCTTGCTGCGCAAGATAAAAAGGTAGGAGTGGTGGATTTGCGCTACGACACTGGACTGGCCGTAGATTGGGATGATGCACAAACAGAGAGCCGTTAA
- the ftsA gene encoding cell division protein FtsA, with amino-acid sequence MTKNLDRNLIVALDIGTSKVAVIIGEVLPDGEISIVGLGNHPSRGMDKGGVNDLDSIVRSVQRALDQAELMADCQVSSVYLSISGKHIECQNENGMVSINDEEVTQEDVDNVIHTARSVKIPTERRILHVLPQEYAIDVQDGIKSPIGMSGMRMEAKVHIVTCANDMAKNITKSVERCGLKVDDLVFSAIASADSVLTDDEKDLGVCLVDMGGGTTDIAVYTNGALRHCAVVPVAGNQVTNDIAKIFRTPLSHAEQIKVQHASARSSMVSREDSIEVPSVGGRPSRSMSRHTLAEVVEPRYQELFELILKQLRESGLEDQVAAGIVLTGGTASIEGAVDVAEATFGMPVRMAQPLPVKGLYEYVDQPIYSTGVGLLHYGARRVIERQFERPERQGVTSLWNRVQSWFKGEF; translated from the coding sequence ATGACTAAGAATCTAGATAGAAATCTGATCGTTGCCTTGGACATAGGAACTTCAAAAGTTGCTGTGATCATTGGTGAAGTATTGCCTGATGGCGAGATCAGTATTGTCGGCCTCGGCAACCACCCTTCACGAGGGATGGATAAAGGTGGTGTAAACGATCTTGATTCTATTGTACGCAGCGTACAGCGAGCACTCGATCAAGCAGAATTAATGGCAGATTGCCAAGTCTCTTCCGTTTATCTGAGTATATCGGGTAAACATATCGAATGTCAGAACGAAAATGGCATGGTATCGATTAACGATGAAGAGGTGACACAAGAAGATGTCGACAATGTTATCCATACGGCGCGCTCAGTAAAAATTCCAACTGAAAGACGAATTTTGCATGTGTTACCGCAAGAGTATGCCATCGACGTACAAGATGGGATTAAGAGTCCTATTGGCATGTCTGGTATGCGAATGGAGGCAAAAGTACATATCGTGACTTGCGCTAATGACATGGCAAAGAATATTACCAAGAGCGTAGAGCGCTGCGGACTAAAAGTTGATGATCTAGTGTTTTCAGCCATTGCCTCTGCAGACTCGGTGTTAACCGATGACGAGAAAGACCTGGGTGTCTGTTTAGTTGATATGGGTGGCGGTACAACCGATATTGCGGTTTATACTAATGGTGCACTACGCCATTGTGCAGTAGTGCCTGTTGCAGGTAATCAGGTGACTAACGACATCGCTAAAATTTTCCGCACTCCGTTATCCCATGCTGAGCAAATTAAAGTGCAGCACGCGAGTGCACGAAGCTCCATGGTAAGTCGAGAAGACAGCATCGAAGTCCCTTCAGTCGGAGGGCGACCATCGCGCAGTATGTCTAGGCATACATTGGCAGAAGTGGTTGAGCCAAGATACCAAGAGCTATTTGAATTAATACTAAAGCAACTACGCGAAAGCGGACTTGAAGACCAAGTTGCAGCGGGCATTGTGTTAACAGGTGGTACGGCCTCAATTGAAGGGGCTGTTGATGTTGCCGAAGCAACGTTTGGAATGCCAGTAAGAATGGCACAACCGTTGCCAGTTAAAGGTTTATATGAATATGTCGATCAGCCTATCTACTCCACAGGAGTTGGGCTGCTTCATTATGGTGCGCGCAGAGTGATAGAACGTCAGTTTGAGCGTCCAGAACGACAAGGGGTCACCAGTCTTTGGAATCGGGTTCAAAGTTGGTTTAAAGGCGAGTTTTAA